A part of Crassostrea angulata isolate pt1a10 chromosome 5, ASM2561291v2, whole genome shotgun sequence genomic DNA contains:
- the LOC128183166 gene encoding uncharacterized protein LOC128183166 yields the protein MAAAIVSSPRTPKRVYSLTDICCLCGFSFVVKEIDREGNVQVKKLFRLKLKVTEEKRNVIQEVMSIHSSAEGVCVKCFNKVEKIIKYRREIAVMVSQFEESMRKFKLKATPGSSTRKKRALRSPEVSAPELKNTCMSDVTKHGTTQPLHMGHKDTEFKQAKKSLKFVAEDVHAVQHPTEGLKQNSSISSISAEIQHPRLADVTLLEAKKSVLAKTTYRDILPDPKGPDNIENKKTSKEVSIFC from the exons ATGGCGGCTGCCATCGTTTCTTCGCCGAGGACACCTAAACGAGTGTATAGCTTGACTGATATATGCTGTCTTTGTGGGTTTTCGTTTGTTGTAAAGGAGATAGATAGAGAGGGCAATGTTCAGGTGAAGAAATTATTCCGATTGAAATTAAAGGTGACAGAGGAAAAGCGAAATGTTATTCAAGAAGTGATGTCCATACATTCTAGTGCAGAAGGTGTATGCGTGAAATGCTTTAACAAAgtcgaaaaaataattaaatacagAAGAGAAATTGCAGTCATGGTATCGCAATTTGAAGAAAGTATGAGGAAATTTAAACTGAAGGCAACACCGGGATCATCAACCAGGAAAAAACGAGCTCTGCGGTCACCAGAG GTGTCTGCCCCAGAACTAAAGAACACCTGCATGTCAGATGTTACTAAACATGGTACCACTCAACCACTTCACATGG GTCACAAGGATACAGAATTCAAACAAGCAAAGAAGTCACTTAAGTTTGTTGCTGAAGATGTTCATGCAGTTCAACATCCCACTGAAG GACTTAAACAGAATTCCTCAATTTCTTCAATCAGTGCAGAAATCCAACATCCAAGACTGGCAGAC GTAACTCTTCTTGAAGCAAAGAAGTCTGTTTTGGCCAAAACCACGTACAGAGATATTTTGCCAGATCCAAAAG GCCCTGACAacatagaaaacaaaaaaaccagcAAAGAAGTCTCTATCTTTTGTTGA
- the LOC128185862 gene encoding ATP-dependent DNA helicase RecQ-like, which produces MGKICMAVLPTGFGKSLPYQLFPLIQRERGQNGIVLVCCPLISLMKDQVERANAINGVTAAYKGQGLDREILSGKIDIVFASPESRLGDWRTELQHLDVTAIVIDEFHLISTWGQADEHIHKKAFRKWFGDLGELRSIFPNASLLALSATCTLKVQKRVLKVVSFKPDFTFVYLSPDKRNIKYVVKKVANDIEMAMTWLVDGLVDLGNKFPRTLVYC; this is translated from the exons ATGGGAAAGATTTGCATGGCCGTTTTACCGACTGGTTTCGGAAAATCTTTACCATATCAACTGTTTCCGTTGATACAGAGGGAGAGAGGTCAAAACGGAATTGTTCTTGTGTGCTGTCCCCTTATTTCCTTAATGAAAGATCAGGTCGAGAGGGCAAATGCAATTAACGGTGTAACGGCAGCATATAAAG GTCAAGGTCTAGACAGAGAGATTCTGAGCGGTAAGATAGACATTGTATTTGCAAGTCCCGAGTCACGGTTAGGTGACTGGCGAACTGAACTGCAGCATCTAGATGTCACAGCTATTGTTAtagatgaatttcatttaatttctacatG gGGACAAGCTGATGAACATATTCACAAGAAAGCATTTAGAAAATGGTTTGGTGACCTTGGAGAACTGCGATCCATCTTTCCAAATGCATCTCTACTTGCTTTGAGTGCCACATGCACACTGAAAGTACAGAAACGTGTTTTGAAAGTGGTCTCTTTTAAGCCAGACTTTACCTTTGTGTACTTATCTCCTGACAAGAGGAACATTAAATATGTTGTGAAGAAAGTGGCGAATGACATTGAAATGGCAATGACATGGTTAGTTGATGGACTTGTGGACTTGGGAAATAAATTTCCACGAACTCTTGTATATTGCTAG